GGTGCGGCGGCGTTCCTCCAGTTCGGGGATCTGATCCAGGCCGCGTTCGCGGTCCCACCACAGGGCTCCGACGACGCGGGCCCGCAGGGAGCCCTCGCGGGCGGCGCGCAGGTAGACGCCGAAGTTGTCGGGCTGCGCGGGGAAGGCGCCGATCATGGCGTCCTGCCAGGCGGTCACGCCGAGGGAGAAGAGGTGCTGCTGCGCGGCGAGCAGGCCGGCGTGCGCCTCGTCGGGGGTGGCGTTCGGCACGTGCCGGGCGACCAGTTCCATGGCGCCCTCCTGGAGGGTGCCGGCGGGGGTGCCGTCGGCCTCCCGCTCGATCCGGCCGTCCGCCGGGTCGGGGGTGGTGCGGTCGACGCCCGCGTGTTCCAGTGCGCGGGTGTTGGCCCAGGCGCCGTGGCCGTCGCGGTTGGTGAGCAGCACGGGCCGGTCCGGTACCACCGCGTCGAGCATGGCCCGGGTGGGGGTGCCGCCGGGGAAGGCGTCCATCGACCAGCCGCCGCCGCGGATCCAGGGCGCGTCCGGGTGCTCGCCGGCGTACGCGGCCACCACGGCCAGGTACTCGTCGGCGGAGCGCGCCTCGCTCAGGTCGCAGCCGAGCATCTGGACGCCGGCCACGACGGGGTGGACGTGGGCGTCCTGGAATCCGGGGACCAGCAGGCCTCCCGCGAGGTCGACGACCTCGGTGCCCCGGTCGGCGAGGGGGCGTACCTCGCTCTCGTCGGCGACGGCGAGGATCCGCCCTCCCCCGACGGCGACGGCCGCCCGGACGGGGGCCCGGGAGGTCCCGGTGAACACCTTTCCTCCCACGAAGACGGTGTCGGCCCGCTGACTGGTGCTGCCCATCGCGCATCCTCCGGCTCGGCGGGCGGGGCCCGCACGGCTTGTTGGTTGAGGAGGAGTGAACGGGAGCGCAACAATGTTGTCAACGGTGTTGCGCTGTCTCTGTGCCAGATCGATACACTGGCCCCACCATGCCGAAGTCACCCGACACCCCCGCCCGTTCCAGGCGCGCCGGAAGCCAGCTCACCCCCGAGGCGATCATCGACGCGAGCCTGCGCATCGCGGCGCGCGGCAGCGAGGACGCCTTCACCGTCCGCCGCCTCGGCGAGGAACTCGGCGCCGACCCGACGGCGGTCTACCGCCACTTCCGCGACAAGGACGAGCTGCTGCTGTCCGTCGCCGACCGCACCCTCGGAGAGGTCCTCGACAGCATCCCGGAGGGCCTCGGCTGGCAGGACCGGCTGCGGGCGCTCGCCGCCGGCTCACTGGAGGTCGCCCTCAAGTACCCGGTGGTCGGCTCGACCATGGCCAGCCGGACCACGCGCCGGACCAATGAGTTCCGGGTCGTCGAACTCATCCTCGGGGCGGTGCGCGAGGCCGGGCTCGAAGGGGCCGAGGCGGCCGCGCACTACCGGATGGTCGGCGACTCGATCCTGGCCTGGGTCGGCCAGCGCGCCGCGTACCTGCTGTTTCCCCCGGAGGTGCGGGAGGCCGACGAGTCCTCCTGGAGCCGCGAGTACCGGCTGGTCGACCCCGGCGGGTTCCCGAACATCACCCGGCTGAGCGGCGAGCTCGCCGAGGTGACGGAGGAGGAGATCTTCCGCCTCCGGGTCGAGGCGCTGATCACCGCGATCGAGACCCGGGCCCGGGCGCACGGGGCATAGGCTCCGCGGGGGCGCCGCGGTTAGCCTGCCCGCATGAACGAGATCAACGGCGTGGAGGTCATCGCCTTCGCGGATGCCGAGACCTTCGAGAGCTGGCTGGCGCGGCACCACGCGCGCGCCGAGGGCCTGTGGGTCAAAGTGGCCAAGAAGAAGTCCGGCATCCCGACGGTCACCGACGACGAGCTGGTGGACATCGGGCTGTGCTACGGCTGGATCTCCGGCCAGCGGCGGTCATGCGACGAGCGGTACTACCTCCAGAAGTACGTGCCGCGCCGCGCCCGGAGCCTGTGGTCGCAGGTGAACGTCGAGAAGGTCGCGGCGCTCACGGCCGCCGGGCGGATGCGCGAACCGGGGCTGGCGGAGGTCCGCCGGGCGCGGGCCGACGGGCGGTGGGCGGCGGCGTACGAGTCCCAGCGCACGGCGACGGTCCCGCCCGACCTGGCGGCGGCCCTGGAGGCGGACCCCCGCGCCCGGACGGCGTTCGAGGCCCTCGACCGGACCGGGCGCTACCAGCTGGTGCTGCCACTGCTCCAGGCGCTCACCCCCGAGACCCGGCGGGCCCGCCTCGGCAGGGCCCTCGAGGCGCTGTCGCGCGTCGAGGGCCCTGCCTAGTGCTGTGGCCGGGTCAGCGGCGCAGGCCCGCCAGTTTGTCGGGGTTGACCTGGATGCGGATGTTGCGCATCAGCCCGTCCTCCAGGTCGTAGGTGAGCGAACCGATCGGCTCCCCGTCCACCAGGGCGAGGACGCCCAGCTCCCCGTTGATGACCGCCGCGGTGACGGCGATCCCGGCCATGCTGGGCTTGGACATCACGCCGATCAGGAAGCGGCCCACGTGGTCCGCGCCGTACAGCGGCCGGCGGCCGGCGGTGACCTTGCCGCCGCCGTCGGACCAGGCGGTGACGTCGGGGGCGAGCAGCTCCAGGACGGTGTTCAGGTCGCCCCCGGCGCAGGCGCTCAGGAACCGCTGCGTGATCCGCTCGCGCTCCGTGGTGTCGGAGTCGTAGCGGTGGCGCCGCTCGGCCACGTGCTTGCGGGCCCGGTGCGAGATCTGCCGGACGGCCGGCTCCGGGCGGTCCAGGAAGCCGGCGATCTCGGCGTGGGAGTAGCCGAAGACCTCGCGCAGGACGAACACGGCCCGTTCCACGGGGCTGAGGCTCTCCAGGACGACCAGCATGGCCGTGGAGACGCTCTCGGCCAGCTCCCGCTCCTGCGCCACGTCGGGTTCGGTGAGCAGCGGCTCCGGCAGCCAGGGGCCGACGTACTCCTCCCGGGTGGCCTGGGCGGAGGTGAGCCGGTTCAGGGACAGGTTGGTGACCGTGCGGACGAGGTACGCCTTGGGGTGGCGGACCTCCGACCGGTCGGCCTTGTTCCAGGCCAGCCAGGCGTCCTGGACGATGTCCTCGGCGTCGCTGACGGTCCCCAGCATGCGGTAGGCGGTGGCGAAGAGGAGCCCTCGGTGTTCGTCGAAGGGATCCGTTGTCTCGGGTTCGGTCGTGATCACCGTTCGATTCTGCCCTAGTTGAACGTACGTACCCGCTGGTCGTGAAGTTCGTAGCGGGCAGCCGCCACGGCCAGCTTCCCGGCGGAGATGGCCCGGGCCAGGTCGGGTTCGGCGGCGAGCCGGTCGCGGGTGCGCCGGGCGTGGGCGTCGATGGTGGCGTTGATCCGGGCCTCGCCGTGCTGGCTCCGGTCGATCGCCGGGCGTATCTGGTCGGCCAGGTACTGGATGTGCGCGGGGAGCCGCTCGCCGGTCTCGTCGGCGTGGACGGCCGCGCCGACCGCTCCGCAGGCCTGGTGGCCGAGGACCAGCACCAGCGGGATCGCGAGTTCCAGGACCCCGTAGGCGACGCTGCCGAGCACCGCCTCGTCCAGCACCTCGCCCGCCGAGCGGACCGTCAGCAGGTCGCCGAGGCCCTGGTCGAAGACGAGCTCCGGCGGGACCCGGGAGTCCACGCAGCCGAGGACGATCGCGAAGGGGCTCTGC
This is a stretch of genomic DNA from Streptomyces sp. NBC_00091. It encodes these proteins:
- a CDS encoding YdeI family protein — its product is MNEINGVEVIAFADAETFESWLARHHARAEGLWVKVAKKKSGIPTVTDDELVDIGLCYGWISGQRRSCDERYYLQKYVPRRARSLWSQVNVEKVAALTAAGRMREPGLAEVRRARADGRWAAAYESQRTATVPPDLAAALEADPRARTAFEALDRTGRYQLVLPLLQALTPETRRARLGRALEALSRVEGPA
- a CDS encoding TetR/AcrR family transcriptional regulator; this translates as MPKSPDTPARSRRAGSQLTPEAIIDASLRIAARGSEDAFTVRRLGEELGADPTAVYRHFRDKDELLLSVADRTLGEVLDSIPEGLGWQDRLRALAAGSLEVALKYPVVGSTMASRTTRRTNEFRVVELILGAVREAGLEGAEAAAHYRMVGDSILAWVGQRAAYLLFPPEVREADESSWSREYRLVDPGGFPNITRLSGELAEVTEEEIFRLRVEALITAIETRARAHGA
- a CDS encoding RNA polymerase sigma-70 factor, which codes for MTTEPETTDPFDEHRGLLFATAYRMLGTVSDAEDIVQDAWLAWNKADRSEVRHPKAYLVRTVTNLSLNRLTSAQATREEYVGPWLPEPLLTEPDVAQERELAESVSTAMLVVLESLSPVERAVFVLREVFGYSHAEIAGFLDRPEPAVRQISHRARKHVAERRHRYDSDTTERERITQRFLSACAGGDLNTVLELLAPDVTAWSDGGGKVTAGRRPLYGADHVGRFLIGVMSKPSMAGIAVTAAVINGELGVLALVDGEPIGSLTYDLEDGLMRNIRIQVNPDKLAGLRR
- a CDS encoding carbonic anhydrase is translated as MRTSNISPQNTLVEEVSSPSRRTLLRTAVAGTAAAGSVLALGSAFPASAAPPGPATGSRPQTPEQALRELAAGNRRWRTYRQEHPHESPSTRLRLAKGQSPFAIVLGCVDSRVPPELVFDQGLGDLLTVRSAGEVLDEAVLGSVAYGVLELAIPLVLVLGHQACGAVGAAVHADETGERLPAHIQYLADQIRPAIDRSQHGEARINATIDAHARRTRDRLAAEPDLARAISAGKLAVAAARYELHDQRVRTFN
- a CDS encoding amidohydrolase, whose amino-acid sequence is MGSTSQRADTVFVGGKVFTGTSRAPVRAAVAVGGGRILAVADESEVRPLADRGTEVVDLAGGLLVPGFQDAHVHPVVAGVQMLGCDLSEARSADEYLAVVAAYAGEHPDAPWIRGGGWSMDAFPGGTPTRAMLDAVVPDRPVLLTNRDGHGAWANTRALEHAGVDRTTPDPADGRIEREADGTPAGTLQEGAMELVARHVPNATPDEAHAGLLAAQQHLFSLGVTAWQDAMIGAFPAQPDNFGVYLRAAREGSLRARVVGALWWDRERGLDQIPELEERRRTGRAGRFNATSVKIMQDGIAENFTAGMLEPYLDGCGCATSNSGLSFIDPQVLTEAVRILDRSGFQLHFHALGDRAVREVLDALEAARTANGANDNRHHLAHLQVVHPDDIGRFARLGAAANIQALWAAHEPQMDELTIPFLGPRRAALQYPFGDLQRAGTRLVAGSDWSVSSPNPMWGIHVAVNRTVPAGEIDAPGPGEVREPFFPEQALTLSQALTAYTAGSAWVNHLDEVTGTVEAGKYADLVVLDRDPFELPAEEIGDVRVRRTYIDGEAVHIAAG